In Ruania zhangjianzhongii, the following proteins share a genomic window:
- the uraH gene encoding hydroxyisourate hydrolase, whose protein sequence is MMTSHLTTHVLDASAGHPATGIDVLLEHKDGAGWTEIATGTTNDDGRIAQLGPERLASGTYRLTFAVADYFAATGTATFYPEITVTFAVDSDQKHYHVPVLLSPFAYTTYRGS, encoded by the coding sequence CTGATGACCTCCCACCTGACCACGCACGTACTGGACGCGTCCGCCGGCCACCCGGCCACCGGGATCGACGTCCTGCTCGAGCACAAGGACGGGGCCGGTTGGACTGAGATCGCCACCGGCACCACCAACGACGACGGTCGGATCGCACAGCTGGGTCCCGAGCGGCTGGCTTCCGGTACCTACCGGCTCACCTTCGCCGTCGCCGACTACTTCGCTGCCACCGGCACAGCTACCTTCTACCCGGAGATCACGGTGACCTTCGCCGTCGACTCCGACCAGAAGCACTACCACGTGCCGGTACTGCTGAGCCCGTTCGCCTACACCACCTACCGCGGAAGCTGA
- the pucL gene encoding factor-independent urate hydroxylase has protein sequence MTSVDTTPRELTSENAEMHAASHGKGGVHLVRVEREGSVHHITDYTVSSAIRGDLDRIYTHGDNSTCVATDTQKNLTFSLARDGVGTPEEFALKFGRFMYAEWPEIVDGGRWEVMKVEWDRIVGDNGPHDFSFVRKGKEERYAVVQAAGEDFKVVAGLKELTVLKSSGSAFVGYPKGTYTTLAETTDRVMSTDVSAWWEYNTLDADWDGIFDSIRHIILSEFAERFSMALQNTMWAISARIIDTHPEINTVRLQCPNNHHFVVDLDPFGQDNPNVVFYAADRPYGDITSEVVRKGTTPSELAWTTIPSFT, from the coding sequence ATGACCAGCGTCGACACCACCCCCCGAGAACTGACCAGCGAGAACGCCGAGATGCATGCCGCCTCGCACGGCAAGGGCGGGGTCCACCTCGTCCGGGTCGAACGGGAGGGCTCGGTCCACCACATCACCGACTACACCGTCTCCTCGGCGATCCGGGGCGACCTGGACCGCATCTACACCCACGGAGACAACTCCACCTGCGTCGCCACGGACACGCAGAAGAACCTCACCTTCTCCCTCGCTCGCGACGGCGTGGGCACTCCCGAGGAGTTCGCACTCAAGTTCGGCCGCTTCATGTACGCGGAGTGGCCGGAGATCGTCGACGGCGGTCGCTGGGAGGTCATGAAGGTCGAGTGGGACCGGATCGTCGGGGACAACGGCCCGCACGACTTCTCCTTCGTCCGCAAGGGCAAGGAGGAGCGTTACGCCGTGGTCCAGGCTGCCGGCGAGGACTTCAAGGTCGTCGCCGGGCTGAAGGAGCTGACGGTGCTGAAGTCCTCGGGCTCGGCGTTCGTCGGCTACCCGAAGGGCACGTACACCACGCTGGCCGAGACCACCGACCGGGTGATGTCCACCGACGTCTCCGCCTGGTGGGAGTACAACACTCTCGACGCCGACTGGGACGGGATCTTCGACTCGATCCGGCACATCATCCTCAGCGAGTTCGCCGAGCGGTTCTCGATGGCGCTGCAGAACACGATGTGGGCGATCAGCGCACGGATCATCGATACCCACCCGGAGATCAACACCGTCCGGCTACAGTGCCCGAACAACCACCACTTCGTCGTCGATCTGGACCCGTTCGGCCAGGACAACCCGAACGTCGTCTTCTACGCGGCCGACCGGCCGTACGGGGACATCACCAGCGAGGTCGTCCGCAAGGGCACTACCCCGAGCGAGCTGGCCTGGACCACGATCCCGTCCTTCACCTGA
- a CDS encoding MBL fold metallo-hydrolase, which yields MSAERSDATGQVLVTHLVTSGTFSLDGGTWEVDNNVWIVGDESECLVIDPAHDPVAIAQAVGGRQVTAILLTHGHDDHIRAVGEVAQQVGAPVHLHPADQLLWEQVYPGTTPDGQITDGDTFALGGVELRAVHTPGHSPGSTCFWAPGLGAGGVLFSGDTLFQGGPGATGRSYSDFPTIITSIREKLFTLPEATEVLTGHGDATTIGAEKPHLQEWIARGH from the coding sequence ATGAGCGCCGAACGCAGCGATGCCACCGGCCAGGTGCTGGTGACCCATCTGGTCACCAGCGGCACGTTCTCCCTGGACGGGGGCACGTGGGAGGTGGACAACAACGTCTGGATCGTCGGTGACGAGAGTGAGTGCCTGGTCATCGATCCGGCCCACGACCCGGTTGCCATCGCCCAGGCGGTCGGCGGGCGGCAGGTGACGGCGATCTTGCTCACCCACGGTCACGATGACCACATCCGTGCCGTCGGCGAGGTCGCGCAGCAGGTGGGGGCGCCGGTGCATCTGCACCCGGCCGATCAGCTCCTCTGGGAGCAGGTCTACCCCGGCACGACGCCGGACGGGCAGATCACCGACGGCGACACCTTCGCCCTCGGTGGGGTGGAGCTACGTGCCGTGCACACTCCCGGGCACTCGCCCGGCTCGACGTGCTTCTGGGCACCCGGGCTCGGCGCAGGCGGAGTGTTGTTCTCCGGGGACACCCTGTTCCAGGGCGGACCCGGTGCGACCGGCCGCTCCTACTCCGACTTCCCCACGATCATCACCTCCATCCGGGAGAAGCTCTTTACCCTGCCGGAGGCCACTGAGGTACTCACCGGACACGGAGACGCCACCACGATCGGGGCGGAGAAACCGCATCTGCAGGAGTGGATCGCCCGGGGGCACTGA
- the uraD gene encoding 2-oxo-4-hydroxy-4-carboxy-5-ureidoimidazoline decarboxylase, with the protein MAMELTDFNTAPADQAAELVRACAHVERWVEAVVAGRPYASIDEAVDAAQQRANPWTDAEVDSALARHPRIGERAQGEHTDAQMSRREQSGVSADADTQTRLTEGNAAYEAKFGHVFLIRAAGRSAEEILDSLEQRVTHTPDHERRIAAEQLREIAALRLRGALS; encoded by the coding sequence ATGGCAATGGAGCTGACGGACTTCAACACTGCACCGGCCGATCAGGCCGCCGAGCTGGTGCGCGCCTGCGCCCACGTCGAGCGGTGGGTCGAGGCGGTCGTCGCGGGCCGTCCGTATGCCAGCATCGACGAGGCTGTCGACGCGGCGCAGCAGCGCGCCAATCCCTGGACCGACGCCGAGGTCGACTCGGCACTGGCGCGTCACCCGCGCATCGGTGAGCGCGCCCAGGGCGAACACACCGATGCGCAGATGTCTCGCCGCGAACAGTCCGGAGTCTCGGCCGATGCCGACACCCAGACCCGGCTGACCGAGGGAAACGCCGCCTACGAGGCGAAGTTCGGACACGTCTTCCTCATTCGCGCTGCCGGCCGAAGCGCCGAGGAGATCCTTGACTCGCTGGAGCAGCGAGTGACCCACACCCCTGATCACGAACGCCGGATCGCAGCGGAGCAGCTCCGCGAGATCGCTGCCCTCCGGCTGAGAGGAGCCCTGAGCTGA
- a CDS encoding IclR family transcriptional regulator: MTDIETEAKPRTGGVQSVDRAIDLLELLADAGGESTLSELAGRTALPLPTIHRLMRTLLARGYVRQLPSRRYTLGPRLIRLGDAASRQFGADARPYLARLADELGESANLAIIDRDMAVYVAQASSTRSMRMFTEVGRRVFTHSTGVGKAILAQLPDPAVQDIVTRAGMPAATSKSIDAVPELLAELDRIRERGYAVDDGEQEIGVRCFAVPVLGAPTPTALSISGPDARVTLEFGDHAVPVLQEIAGDIADLLRAG, from the coding sequence ATGACAGACATCGAGACCGAGGCGAAGCCGCGAACCGGCGGCGTGCAGTCGGTGGATCGCGCCATCGACCTGCTGGAGCTGCTCGCCGACGCCGGCGGGGAGTCCACGCTGAGCGAGCTCGCCGGCCGGACGGCGCTGCCGCTGCCGACGATCCACCGGTTGATGCGTACTCTGCTGGCCCGCGGCTACGTGCGCCAGCTGCCGTCCCGGCGCTACACGCTGGGGCCACGGCTGATCCGCCTCGGGGACGCCGCATCCCGGCAGTTCGGCGCTGACGCCCGCCCGTACCTCGCCCGACTCGCGGACGAGCTCGGTGAGAGTGCGAACCTGGCGATCATCGACCGCGATATGGCGGTGTACGTGGCCCAGGCCTCCTCGACCCGGTCGATGCGGATGTTCACGGAGGTGGGCCGGCGGGTGTTCACCCACTCCACCGGAGTCGGCAAGGCGATCCTCGCCCAGCTGCCCGATCCCGCGGTACAGGACATCGTCACCCGGGCGGGAATGCCCGCGGCGACCTCGAAGAGCATCGACGCCGTTCCCGAGCTGCTCGCCGAGCTGGACCGGATCCGGGAGCGAGGCTACGCCGTCGACGACGGTGAGCAGGAGATCGGGGTGCGCTGTTTCGCGGTGCCGGTGCTCGGCGCCCCGACCCCGACCGCACTGTCCATCTCCGGACCCGACGCCCGGGTCACGCTCGAGTTCGGCGACCATGCGGTGCCCGTGCTGCAGGAGATCGCGGGCGATATCGCCGATCTGCTCCGGGCCGGCTGA
- a CDS encoding NAD-dependent malic enzyme, protein MAAIPGPSYSITLRIGAPTGPHTTTDIVATVGATGAAVTAVDVVESTDTQMVVDISANARDEAHVQEIRERIDEVDGATVRHVSDATFLLHLGGKLEVRPKVNLRHRDDLSRAYTPGVARVCLAIADRPEDARRLTIKRNTVAVVTDGTAVLGLGDIGPEASMPVMEGKAALFKQFGGVDAWPVALDTTDTEEIIRTVKAIAPAYGGVNLEDISAPRCFEIERRLRAELDIPIFHDDQHGTAIVVLAALINALKVVGKSLADVKIVVSGVGAAGSAIIRLLQAQGASDIIGFGSRGAITADHGYEDEHRQWIAENTNADGFSGTLQEGLAGADVFIGVSAGNILTGGDIATMAEEAIVFALANPTPEVDPLDAAQHAAVVATGRSDYPNQINNVLAFPGLFRGLLDARARSINDQVLRATAVAIAGTVSDSERNASFIIPSVFDPSVAKAVARAVVEVVRAEREASGEPAPFTGALPLGAGEE, encoded by the coding sequence ATGGCAGCAATCCCCGGGCCCAGCTACTCGATCACCCTCAGGATCGGAGCTCCGACAGGGCCGCACACCACCACCGATATCGTCGCCACCGTGGGTGCGACCGGCGCGGCGGTCACCGCCGTGGACGTGGTGGAGTCCACCGACACCCAGATGGTGGTCGATATCTCGGCGAACGCGCGTGACGAGGCGCACGTGCAGGAGATTCGGGAGCGGATCGACGAGGTGGACGGCGCGACGGTGCGGCACGTCTCCGATGCCACCTTCCTGCTCCACCTGGGCGGCAAGCTCGAAGTCCGGCCGAAGGTCAACCTGCGCCACCGCGACGACCTCTCCCGTGCCTATACCCCTGGGGTAGCCCGGGTGTGCCTGGCGATCGCCGACCGGCCCGAGGACGCCCGGCGGCTGACCATCAAGCGCAACACGGTGGCCGTGGTCACCGACGGCACCGCCGTCCTCGGCCTGGGCGACATCGGCCCGGAGGCCTCCATGCCGGTGATGGAGGGCAAGGCTGCGCTGTTCAAGCAGTTCGGGGGTGTGGACGCCTGGCCGGTCGCGCTGGACACCACCGATACCGAGGAGATCATCCGCACGGTCAAAGCGATCGCCCCGGCCTATGGCGGGGTGAACCTGGAAGACATCTCCGCCCCGCGGTGCTTCGAGATCGAACGACGGCTGCGGGCCGAGCTGGACATCCCGATCTTCCATGACGACCAGCACGGGACGGCGATCGTGGTCCTGGCAGCGCTGATCAATGCGCTCAAAGTGGTCGGCAAGTCCCTCGCGGACGTGAAGATCGTGGTCTCCGGGGTCGGCGCAGCGGGATCGGCGATCATTCGGTTGCTGCAGGCCCAGGGCGCGAGCGACATCATCGGCTTCGGGAGCCGCGGGGCGATCACCGCCGACCACGGCTATGAAGATGAGCACCGCCAGTGGATCGCCGAGAACACCAACGCCGACGGCTTCTCCGGCACTCTGCAAGAAGGTCTGGCCGGCGCTGACGTGTTCATCGGCGTCTCTGCCGGCAACATCCTCACCGGCGGCGACATCGCCACGATGGCCGAGGAGGCGATCGTCTTCGCTCTGGCTAACCCCACGCCCGAGGTGGACCCGCTGGATGCTGCCCAGCACGCCGCCGTCGTCGCCACCGGCCGGAGCGACTATCCGAACCAGATCAACAATGTGCTTGCCTTCCCCGGCCTGTTCCGCGGCCTGCTGGACGCACGCGCCCGCTCGATCAACGACCAGGTGCTGCGCGCGACTGCAGTGGCGATCGCCGGTACGGTGAGCGACTCCGAGCGGAACGCCTCGTTCATCATCCCGAGCGTGTTCGATCCCTC
- a CDS encoding nucleobase:cation symporter-2 family protein, whose translation MTTAVELPKGKRPEDARLGIGANLAYGMQHVLTMYGGIIAVPLIVGNAAGLDSAGISLLIASCLFMSGLATVLQTLGIPFFGSQLPLVQGVSFANVATVLAILSGGSDITTIFGSVIVAAAIGVLLAPFFAKIIRFFPPVVTGTVIATIGLSLLPVAGGWAMGGEGSERWGDPSNLALAAGTLVLVLLLSKVGIATISRLSILIAIVVGTVVAALLGLTDFSDVGQSGAVAIPTPFAFGAPSFELAAIISMLIVVIVTFTESTADMIALGEIVDTKVDSKRIAAGLRADMAASAVSPVFNSFTQSAFAQNVGLVAITGIKSRFVVATGGGILVVMGLLPVIGDVVAAVPLPVLGGAGVVLFGSVAAAGIRTLAAVKYEGNMNLIIVAVAISFGVLPEVVEGLYDQFPSWVQVILGSGISAATLMAVTLNLLFNHLRAGTPDQPSVFAAGTGRVITKKQFQRLAEGDHVEDGKLVRADGAPVPIVTKEQAIAVTEAVESGEIASDDDVQRVIERTEDPKH comes from the coding sequence ATGACGACCGCAGTCGAACTCCCGAAGGGCAAGCGCCCGGAGGATGCGCGCCTGGGCATCGGGGCGAACCTCGCCTACGGCATGCAACACGTGCTCACCATGTACGGCGGGATCATCGCCGTCCCGCTGATCGTCGGGAACGCCGCAGGTCTGGACTCGGCCGGCATCAGCCTGCTGATCGCCTCCTGCCTGTTCATGTCCGGACTGGCCACGGTTCTGCAGACCCTCGGTATTCCGTTCTTCGGCTCTCAGCTGCCGCTGGTGCAGGGTGTGTCCTTCGCCAACGTGGCCACCGTGCTGGCGATCCTCAGCGGCGGGAGCGATATCACCACGATCTTCGGTTCGGTGATCGTCGCGGCAGCAATCGGCGTCCTGCTCGCTCCGTTCTTCGCCAAGATCATCCGGTTCTTCCCACCGGTGGTGACCGGGACCGTCATCGCCACCATCGGGCTGAGCCTGCTGCCAGTGGCCGGCGGCTGGGCGATGGGCGGGGAAGGATCGGAGAGATGGGGTGACCCCAGCAACCTCGCCCTCGCGGCCGGAACGCTCGTGCTCGTGCTGCTGCTGAGCAAGGTCGGGATCGCGACCATCTCCCGGCTGTCCATCCTGATCGCGATCGTCGTCGGCACCGTGGTGGCCGCCCTCCTCGGGCTCACCGACTTCTCCGACGTGGGGCAGAGCGGGGCGGTGGCGATACCCACACCGTTCGCCTTCGGCGCGCCGAGCTTCGAGCTCGCGGCCATCATCTCGATGCTCATCGTGGTGATCGTGACCTTCACCGAGAGCACCGCGGACATGATCGCCCTCGGGGAGATCGTGGACACCAAGGTGGACTCGAAGCGGATCGCCGCCGGCCTGCGGGCCGATATGGCAGCGTCGGCGGTCTCGCCGGTCTTCAACAGCTTCACCCAGTCGGCGTTCGCGCAGAACGTCGGTCTGGTAGCCATCACCGGGATCAAGTCCCGGTTCGTGGTCGCCACCGGGGGAGGAATCCTGGTGGTGATGGGGCTGCTGCCGGTGATCGGTGACGTCGTGGCGGCCGTACCGCTGCCGGTGCTCGGTGGTGCGGGTGTGGTGCTCTTCGGCTCGGTGGCCGCAGCGGGTATCCGCACCCTCGCCGCGGTGAAGTACGAGGGCAACATGAACCTCATCATCGTGGCGGTCGCGATCTCCTTCGGGGTCCTGCCCGAAGTGGTCGAGGGCCTCTACGACCAGTTCCCGAGCTGGGTGCAGGTGATCCTCGGCTCCGGGATCTCGGCGGCGACCCTGATGGCGGTCACGCTGAACCTGTTGTTCAACCACCTGAGGGCCGGGACGCCGGACCAGCCGTCGGTGTTCGCCGCCGGGACAGGCCGGGTGATCACGAAGAAGCAGTTCCAGCGGCTTGCCGAGGGCGACCACGTCGAGGACGGCAAACTCGTCCGGGCGGACGGTGCGCCGGTCCCGATCGTGACCAAGGAGCAGGCGATCGCGGTCACCGAGGCCGTCGAGTCCGGCGAGATCGCCTCGGACGACGACGTCCAACGCGTCATCGAACGGACCGAGGATCCGAAGCACTGA
- a CDS encoding nucleobase:cation symporter-2 family protein, with translation MVRSRQTSTALPPDARNLSDRSAGVVMSADTQRDRATPDAVDARLPISKLGIYGFQHVLAFFAGGAIIIPIIVASAIGLSDDELVHLINAALLTCGVATLLQSVGIWKIGVRLPLLQGIAFAGVAPMIAIAMAAGGGAHGLRTVYGAIIVCGIATFALAPLFGKMARYFPPVVTGTVLTIIGLALLPEAANAAVGGSGDAMDPSSTKNLLYALGTLAFIVLARRLFKGFIATVAVLLAMVLGTVVAALIGDTDFQAVGDAAVFGMAVPFQFGAPIFSPSAILTMMLVIVITAIETTGAVFAVSGIVERKPKAEDITRAMRADGLSVAFGGVFNSFPYTCFAENVGLVRLTGVKSRWVIAAAGVIMILLGMFPKLAALVLAIPSPVLGGASLAMFAMVAVVGIEILGGVDFKDHRNSMIVAGSLGIAMYVTAQPDVKEAVPTWMADLLGSGITIGALTAIVLNLAFHHWTGRRKTSIPA, from the coding sequence GTGGTGCGATCGCGTCAAACGAGTACCGCACTACCCCCTGATGCCAGGAATCTATCCGACAGGAGCGCCGGCGTTGTCATGAGTGCAGATACCCAACGGGACCGGGCCACCCCTGATGCGGTCGATGCACGGCTGCCGATCTCCAAGCTGGGAATCTACGGGTTCCAGCACGTCCTGGCATTCTTCGCCGGCGGCGCGATCATCATTCCGATCATCGTCGCATCCGCCATTGGCCTGAGTGATGATGAACTCGTCCACCTGATCAACGCGGCGCTACTGACCTGCGGCGTCGCCACCCTGCTCCAGTCGGTCGGCATCTGGAAGATCGGCGTTCGCCTCCCGCTCCTGCAAGGGATTGCCTTCGCAGGTGTTGCTCCGATGATCGCCATCGCGATGGCGGCCGGCGGAGGCGCTCACGGCCTGCGCACGGTCTACGGGGCGATCATCGTCTGCGGTATCGCGACCTTCGCGCTCGCCCCGCTCTTCGGGAAGATGGCGCGGTACTTTCCTCCGGTCGTCACCGGAACTGTCCTGACGATCATCGGACTGGCACTCCTCCCAGAAGCGGCCAACGCGGCCGTCGGCGGCAGCGGTGACGCGATGGATCCGAGCAGTACGAAGAATCTCTTGTACGCACTCGGAACCCTGGCGTTCATCGTGCTGGCCCGGCGCCTGTTCAAGGGCTTCATCGCGACCGTCGCGGTGCTGCTGGCCATGGTGCTGGGAACGGTCGTGGCGGCGTTGATCGGCGACACCGATTTCCAGGCGGTCGGTGATGCAGCGGTCTTCGGCATGGCGGTGCCGTTCCAGTTCGGTGCACCGATCTTTTCACCCAGTGCGATCCTGACGATGATGTTGGTGATCGTCATCACGGCTATCGAGACCACCGGTGCCGTGTTTGCCGTCTCCGGGATCGTCGAGCGGAAACCGAAGGCGGAGGACATCACCCGGGCCATGCGGGCCGACGGGCTGTCGGTGGCCTTCGGCGGTGTGTTCAACTCGTTCCCGTACACCTGTTTCGCCGAGAACGTCGGCCTCGTGCGCCTGACCGGAGTGAAGAGCCGCTGGGTGATCGCCGCCGCGGGGGTGATCATGATCCTGCTCGGGATGTTCCCGAAGTTGGCCGCCCTGGTGCTGGCGATACCGTCACCTGTGCTCGGCGGCGCGTCGCTGGCCATGTTCGCCATGGTGGCGGTCGTCGGTATCGAGATCCTGGGTGGAGTCGACTTCAAGGATCATCGCAATTCGATGATCGTGGCGGGCAGCCTCGGCATTGCCATGTATGTCACCGCACAGCCCGACGTCAAAGAGGCCGTGCCGACCTGGATGGCGGACCTGTTGGGCAGCGGCATCACCATCGGCGCCCTGACCGCGATCGTGCTGAACCTGGCGTTCCATCACTGGACCGGTCGGCGCAAGACCTCGATACCAGCCTAG
- a CDS encoding glutathione binding-like protein — protein sequence MRTLLEILGLEYQSIALETYRPGDGEVPREPLTVAVRDSPAGEPGPVVHGTEACLFYLCRRYDSDSRLTGGTDAHRSARIFDWVFFAHRLADSLAAARRYEAFGDPILFNGQGQDVEAARAQGHRLLELLDRHLWFAEEGGHDFIVGNLSLADIACFGDVALAEEGGVDRQDYPAIRRWCDRVKRVPHYPLMPGIYPTGAPALS from the coding sequence GTGCGGACGCTCCTGGAGATCCTGGGTCTTGAGTACCAGTCGATCGCCCTGGAGACGTACCGGCCGGGCGACGGTGAAGTTCCTCGAGAACCGCTGACCGTGGCCGTCCGTGACTCGCCGGCCGGAGAACCGGGTCCGGTGGTCCACGGTACCGAGGCCTGCCTGTTCTACCTGTGCCGCCGATACGACTCGGACAGCCGGCTGACTGGTGGAACCGATGCCCACCGGAGCGCCCGAATCTTCGACTGGGTGTTCTTCGCGCACAGACTGGCGGACAGCCTCGCCGCCGCACGACGCTACGAGGCGTTCGGCGACCCGATCCTGTTCAACGGTCAGGGGCAAGACGTCGAGGCAGCACGAGCGCAGGGGCATCGCCTTCTCGAGCTGTTGGACCGACACTTGTGGTTCGCCGAGGAGGGCGGGCACGACTTCATCGTCGGGAACCTCTCGCTCGCCGATATCGCGTGCTTCGGCGACGTCGCCCTCGCCGAAGAAGGGGGAGTGGACCGCCAGGACTATCCAGCGATCCGGCGGTGGTGCGATCGCGTCAAACGAGTACCGCACTACCCCCTGATGCCAGGAATCTATCCGACAGGAGCGCCGGCGTTGTCATGA
- a CDS encoding S-(hydroxymethyl)mycothiol dehydrogenase produces the protein MHEVRAVVVKGKNEPATVETILVPDPGPGEALVEVITCGVCQTDLHYQVGGVGDDFPFLLGHEASGVVAAVGEGVTEVEVGDRVILNWRAVCGDCRACRKGQPWYCFATHNATQKMTLTDGTELSPALGIGAFAEKTLVAAGQCTKIEGDLAPEQFAAVGLLGCGVMAGIGAVLNTGAVQRGESVAVLGCGGVGTAAVAGAVLAGATTIIGVDLDEAKLATARGFGATHTVNAGDQDPVAAIQELTGGFGADVVIDAVGIAATFKQAFEARDLAGRVVLVGVPDPGTTWEIPLDEVFGRGGAIKSAWYGDCLPSRDFPMLVEQYRLGRLDLDGFVSERIGIEDIEPAFEKMRAGKVLRSVVEINPAPGAVSAGGAR, from the coding sequence ATGCATGAGGTCAGAGCTGTTGTGGTGAAGGGGAAGAACGAGCCCGCCACTGTAGAGACGATTCTGGTGCCCGACCCGGGGCCGGGGGAGGCGCTGGTGGAGGTGATCACCTGCGGGGTGTGCCAGACCGACCTGCACTACCAGGTGGGTGGCGTGGGTGATGACTTCCCGTTTCTGCTCGGTCATGAGGCCTCCGGTGTGGTGGCCGCTGTGGGCGAGGGGGTCACCGAGGTCGAGGTCGGCGACCGGGTGATCTTGAACTGGCGAGCGGTGTGTGGGGATTGCCGAGCCTGCCGCAAGGGCCAGCCGTGGTACTGCTTCGCCACTCACAACGCCACGCAGAAGATGACCCTGACCGATGGCACCGAGCTCTCCCCGGCGTTGGGCATCGGAGCATTCGCGGAGAAGACGCTGGTGGCTGCCGGGCAGTGCACCAAGATCGAGGGCGACCTCGCACCTGAGCAGTTCGCCGCGGTCGGGTTGCTCGGCTGTGGGGTGATGGCCGGTATCGGTGCTGTGCTCAATACCGGCGCTGTGCAGCGCGGGGAGTCGGTGGCGGTGCTCGGTTGCGGCGGAGTCGGTACTGCGGCAGTGGCCGGGGCGGTGTTGGCCGGAGCGACCACGATCATCGGGGTGGACCTGGATGAGGCGAAGCTCGCCACTGCCCGGGGTTTTGGTGCCACCCACACAGTGAACGCTGGTGATCAGGACCCGGTGGCGGCGATCCAGGAGCTGACTGGCGGTTTCGGCGCGGATGTGGTGATCGACGCCGTCGGTATCGCGGCCACGTTCAAACAGGCCTTCGAGGCGCGGGACCTGGCCGGTCGGGTGGTACTGGTCGGGGTGCCCGATCCGGGGACCACGTGGGAGATCCCGTTGGATGAGGTGTTCGGCCGGGGTGGGGCGATCAAGTCCGCGTGGTACGGGGACTGCCTGCCCTCGCGGGACTTCCCGATGCTGGTCGAGCAGTACCGGCTGGGGCGCCTGGATCTGGATGGGTTCGTCTCCGAGCGGATCGGGATCGAGGACATCGAGCCCGCGTTCGAGAAGATGAGGGCCGGGAAGGTGCTCCGCTCGGTGGTGGAGATCAACCCCGCCCCGGGCGCGGTCTCAGCAGGAGGTGCCCGATGA